Proteins encoded together in one Venturia canescens isolate UGA chromosome 10, ASM1945775v1, whole genome shotgun sequence window:
- the Syx17 gene encoding syntaxin-17, producing MSVTSDQTNNGGSKQSIRRLEIPISKFNDVAIPHHLDLLRHHKNNIKKYQRMRNWELVRKEQINAARLTKQMEQLLYEMDTLRSQVRDEDIDKFDKLTFNSRTSTIAAIKEYLELSFEPPSATSSRPESPKNEDQNATDPLEQRQIDLHAEEEDLERQKACLHAWNSLQQDLQQLHQLFVDFNQIIMDQREQIENVENNVVTADINVQQGVKCLEKASKYKAAIYPVAGALLGTCLGGPVGLVAGLKLGGLTAIGGGLLGFTGATLLKKRQLAIKQESEIELKAQEETRKNNLTNSTTSLQSLTVDSKKKL from the exons ATGTCTGTCACGAGCGATCAAACAAACAATGGCGGTTCAAAACAATCGATCAGAAGACTCGAAATTCCaataagtaaatttaacgATGTGGCGATACCGCATCATTTGGACTTGCTCAGACATCACAAAAACAATATTaaaaaa TATCAAAGAATGCGCAATTGGGAACTAGTTAGAAAGGAACAAATCAATGCTGCTAGATTGACCAAGCAGATGGAACAGTTACTCTATGAAATGGACACTCTTAGATCTCAAGTACGGGATGAAGATATTGACAAATTTGACAAACTCACCTTCAATTCTAGAACCAGCACTATTGCAGCAATCAAAGAATATCTTG AGTTATCATTCGAACCGCCGTCGGCCACATCATCCAGACCTGAATCACCCAAAAATGAAGATCAAAATGCCACAGACCCACTTGAGCAACGTCAAATTGACCTGCACGCAGAAGAGGAAGATTTGGAAAGACAAAAAGCCTGTTTGCATGCTTGGAATTCTCTGCAACAAGATTTGCAACAGTTACATCAGTTGTTTGTCGACTTCAATCAAATAATAATG GATCAAcgtgaacaaattgaaaatgtaGAAAATAATGTAGTCACAGCAGACATAAATGTGCAACAAGGTGTGAAATGTCTCGAAAAAGCATCAAAGTACAAAGCAGCGATTTATCCAGTAGCCGGAGCACTGCTCGGCACTTGTCTCGGTGGTCCAGTGGGACTCGTAGCAGGATTAAAACTAGGTGGTCTAACAGCTATCGGTGGGGGCCTTTTAG GATTCACTGGAGCAACATTACTGAAAAAACGCCAATTGGCGATAAAGCAAGAAAGCGAAATAGAGTTGAAAGCacaagaagaaacaaggaaaaataatCTCACAAATTCGACAACAAGCTTGCAATCTTTGACTGTggattccaaaaaaaaattgtga